A region from the Lolium perenne isolate Kyuss_39 chromosome 4, Kyuss_2.0, whole genome shotgun sequence genome encodes:
- the LOC127348118 gene encoding uncharacterized mitochondrial protein AtMg00310-like: MSCFRLPKGLCEHLNSLLRNFWWGSKEGKRKTCWVAWDDMTMPKYMGGLGFRDFELFNLALLARQAWRILQQPTALSARILKAVYFPNSDFLDAQLGDSPSRIWRAIQDGKDVLKQGLIRRIGNGEDTMIWNTNWIPRNGLQRRNRRSWFPS, from the coding sequence ATGTCCTGCTTTCGGCTGCCAAAAGGTTTGTGTGAGCATTTGAATAGTCTGCTGCGCAACTTCTGGTGGGGTAGTAAGGAGGGAAAGAGGAAGACATGCTGGGTTGCATGGGATGATATGACAATGCCCAAGTATATGGGGGGTCTGGGTTTCCGCGACTTTGAACTCTTCAACTTGGCATTATTAGCGCGACAGGCGTGGAGAATTCTGCAGCAACCGACGGCGCTGAGTGCTCGGATACTCAAGGCTGTCTATTTCCCTAACAGTGACTTCCTGGATGCACAGCTTGGCGATTCCCCATCCCGCATCTGGCGAGCTATCCAGGATGGGAAAGATGTCCTCAAGCAAGGACTGATAAGGAGAATCGGTAATGGTGAAGATACAATGATTTGGAACACCAACTGGATTCCACGAAACGGTTTGCAGAGGAGGAACCGCCGCAGTTGGTTTCCGAGTTAA